From Alligator mississippiensis isolate rAllMis1 chromosome 1, rAllMis1, whole genome shotgun sequence:
GACTAAGCTTTTGCCAATGAATTAATAACAAGAACTCCATATATCTTTTCCATTGCAATGGTGCCTTATTGCCCTCATTCTCAGACATTTCAACACACTCCCCATTCATTTCATGAGGATGTTCATTATTATTAGGTTCACTATTGCcaggaaggcagaaggcagggtagggtggcaccctAAAGACTAATGTATTAAGAAAGTCcttaaggtgccaccttgccctccTGTCTGCTTCCCTTTAGACTTTCCCATGTTACCTTTtgactaacatggctagctactTCTTGTTACCATGAAGGTCACTTTTACCATAGTTGTGCATGATTGCCAACTTAAGCCAATGGGTCTAAAGGTAGATTTTCTCCTCTTGTGTTTAAAAATAACCATATCTCTCACTTTGTCTTGTTTTGTTCGGTTCTGCTACTCACTTTACTTAACTCACTCAGCTTTCAATTGGTGCCATTTAAAAAATCACATCACTCTTGGAGTTAGAGCTTGCCCTCCAATGGACATCCAGAATAGTCATTTTGTAGCTATCTACCTAAACAGTGTCTGATTCGCCACAATGCTACTCTTACATCTTTTAATTACACATGAATTATTTGTTATTATTAACACTCATTAATTACTTAACCTCAGAGATTATTTTGAAATAGAGTTTGTTTGCAAGAAATTATTACACTGTTTTTTGTGGACTTCCTTGGCTACCCTCAAATTTAATGAATGAACACACATTTTTTGTTCTCGgcagttttttaaataaaccctCATTGAAGTTTCCTGCATAATATATAAACAGCTAGTCAGAAAGATGAGCctaaaatgaaaacattcttcAAAAAAACTTGATGATACTAAtccagaaagaaggaaggaaacaaaACTGAGCCATATTGATTTGTGCCTCATAAGAAATTAAGGAGGGAAAATATGAATCGAGGGATGCCAATGGAAAAGGCAGAATGAATTTGCAGTTAAACATTAGCATGCCACGATTAATAAACAGAATAATAAGTTGGCATTCATGTTGGAaagacttgtttaaaaatatacGAAAATTTATGACAGAAGTCATTGTCCTAAAGATGATGTTAAGTATTGCTTGTATTCACACTATCTGTAATTGTAGTTCACAgcttttaaaagcttttctaGCTCTATCACGTTAATGAAAATTATATGAGATAATGTTGTTAATGTTGTTGGAGACAAGTTCTGAAATGATGCCCTATATTAAGGCTTTTCAGTGTTTTCATCTTGAATGGCTCTAATACCATTACCAAATTTAACATTTTATTGCTTTTCCACTATGATCCCTATCATTATCTGTGCTTACTGTGGTAAAGGGTAATTTATGGTTTTGTCAAATGCCCTATACATCTGGTACCTGACATTTAGAAAGAGCTGTTGAAATGTAATGGCTTTTTaaagtaacatttattttaataaatgtaaaTGCTCACTGATTAACAAAATTATATGTATATTATCAAAATGCCTTACACGAGTATTTCTTGGTTTGTTTTCAATAGGGCAGAATACAGAGCTATGATAGCAACTGGAGGAGTAATAACAGGCCTGGCTGCCTTAAAGAGGCAAGACTCTGCCAGATCTCAGCACCATTTAAATCTTGCCACATCACCAACTCCTGAAGAGAAAAAGCCAGTCAGACGCCGGCCCAGAGCTGATGTAGTAATTGTCAGAGGCAAAATCCGTCTTTATTCCCCATCTGGATTCTTCCTTGTTTTGGGAGTGCTTATCTCATTCATGGGAATTGCAATGGCCATCCTTGGATACTGGCCTCAAAAGGAAGAATTTTTAGGTCCTGATGCTACACTGTCAATAAATGAAACCCAAGTTGTACAAAACCAAGGTGGAGTTATACTTCGTTTCTTTGAACAGCATTTACACTCAGATAAAATGAAGATGTTGGGCCCCTTCACTATGGGCATTggaatctttatttttatttgtgctAATGCTATTCTACATGAAAATCGTGACAAGGAAACAAAAATCATACATATGAGAGACATATATTCCACTGTAATAGACATCCACACTCTAAGAATAAAGGAACAAAAGCAACTAAATTGTGCCTTCACAGGCTTATTAGGAGAAAGTGAATTCAAGCATAGTGGGAACACCTGTGCATCGCGTTTGGCTGCAAACACAATTGCACCTTTTTCTGGCTTTAGAAGGAGTAGTTTTCGAATAGATAGTTCTGCTGAGGAAGATGAAGTTGCCATACATGAAGACAAGAACATTACTAACCTTCTACCCCCTCTGTTAACTGAACGTTCTGGCTCAGTCTTTGGACTCTGCCCTCCCCCTAACAAGGCTATTGATGACAAAAATGCTAGCTCTATAAAGTGtgaaacaaaatcaattgtaTCATCCTCCATTAGTGCTTTTACACTTCCTGTAATTAAACTGAATAACTGTGTTATTGATGAACCCAGTATAGACAACATCACTGAGGACTCAGAGATCACTAGAAGCCGGTCTAGAAATTTGTCAATGGACTCTCTAGCCATTCCATTAACTGATACCAATGAATCCTACAAACGTGTCAGTGCAGCACTACCACGAAACAGTTCatttgtggattctccatccagTCAGTTCAAATCTTCTATGACTCTTGGACCAAGCACTGGAAAACTTTTATCGCCTGGTGCTGCCAGAAAACAGTTTGGGTCCAACACATCATTGCATCTTCTGTCTGCACATTCAAAATCCTTGGACTTAGACAGGGGTCCATCTACACTCACTGTCCAAGCTGAACAAAGGAAACATCCCAGCTGGCCCAGATTGGATCGCAGCAACAGTAAAGGATATATGAAACTAGAAAACAAAGAGGACCCAATGGATAGATTActtgtacctcaagctgcagtcaAAAAAGActttacaaataaagaaaaacttcttatGATATCAAGATCTCATAATAATTTGAGCTTTGAACATGATGAGTTTTTGAGTAACAACCTAAAGCGGGGAACTTCTGAAACaagattttaatatttaaaatacaatttacaAGATGTCATAAAGTAtttttagaacattttgaaaagtgTTTC
This genomic window contains:
- the TMEM200A gene encoding transmembrane protein 200A isoform X1, with translation MSLLVRSARNQNGSKQFSWAEYRAMIATGGVITGLAALKRQDSARSQHHLNLATSPTPEEKKPVRRRPRADVVIVRGKIRLYSPSGFFLVLGVLISFMGIAMAILGYWPQKEEFLGPDATLSINETQVVQNQGGVILRFFEQHLHSDKMKMLGPFTMGIGIFIFICANAILHENRDKETKIIHMRDIYSTVIDIHTLRIKEQKQLNCAFTGLLGESEFKHSGNTCASRLAANTIAPFSGFRRSSFRIDSSAEEDEVAIHEDKNITNLLPPLLTERSGSVFGLCPPPNKAIDDKNASSIKCETKSIVSSSISAFTLPVIKLNNCVIDEPSIDNITEDSEITRSRSRNLSMDSLAIPLTDTNESYKRVSAALPRNSSFVDSPSSQFKSSMTLGPSTGKLLSPGAARKQFGSNTSLHLLSAHSKSLDLDRGPSTLTVQAEQRKHPSWPRLDRSNSKGYMKLENKEDPMDRLLVPQAAVKKDFTNKEKLLMISRSHNNLSFEHDEFLSNNLKRGTSETRF
- the TMEM200A gene encoding transmembrane protein 200A isoform X2, which translates into the protein MIATGGVITGLAALKRQDSARSQHHLNLATSPTPEEKKPVRRRPRADVVIVRGKIRLYSPSGFFLVLGVLISFMGIAMAILGYWPQKEEFLGPDATLSINETQVVQNQGGVILRFFEQHLHSDKMKMLGPFTMGIGIFIFICANAILHENRDKETKIIHMRDIYSTVIDIHTLRIKEQKQLNCAFTGLLGESEFKHSGNTCASRLAANTIAPFSGFRRSSFRIDSSAEEDEVAIHEDKNITNLLPPLLTERSGSVFGLCPPPNKAIDDKNASSIKCETKSIVSSSISAFTLPVIKLNNCVIDEPSIDNITEDSEITRSRSRNLSMDSLAIPLTDTNESYKRVSAALPRNSSFVDSPSSQFKSSMTLGPSTGKLLSPGAARKQFGSNTSLHLLSAHSKSLDLDRGPSTLTVQAEQRKHPSWPRLDRSNSKGYMKLENKEDPMDRLLVPQAAVKKDFTNKEKLLMISRSHNNLSFEHDEFLSNNLKRGTSETRF